A portion of the Pseudarthrobacter defluvii genome contains these proteins:
- a CDS encoding amidohydrolase, with amino-acid sequence MPSPEATSRPAPVLYRNGSVYTAADPFATAMLVDGDTVAWVGSEQAASSIADSSMEVIDLRGALVAPGFVDSHMHLTETGIALESLQLGAVTSARALLDAVAGAWGTGPVLGHGWDETTWADSTLPSAEELERAAGGRPVYLSRVDVHSALVSPSLAQSAGLRGKDGYDGGPRVTRAAHDAARLATRQLPRESLKRHQERALAEAAANGYVAVAEMGAPHIGGVDDLKLAAAWNGGVEGGAQFPEVLPYWGELVSTEEQARALVGQFDGGIRGLAGDLNIDGSLGSRTAALRADYSDAAQERGALYLSVDQAAAHLAACSLAGIQGGFHVIGDAGLDAALEALDLAAKEVGEQRVRAAGHRFEHVEMADAAAVAKLAHHSVTVSAQPAFDAAWGGAGGLYEQRLGERSRSMNPFAAFYSAGVPVCFGSDSPVTPLRPWASVRACVEHHNAAERISARAAFLGHTRAGWRAARHANPMAGQLVPGAPASFAVWEVEELMVQVADGRVQSWSTDPRARTPLLPALDTGSDPVCLQTVKNGTELFANPALRS; translated from the coding sequence ATGCCGAGCCCAGAAGCCACGTCCCGTCCTGCCCCGGTGCTGTACCGGAATGGGTCCGTCTACACCGCGGCAGATCCGTTCGCCACGGCCATGCTGGTGGACGGCGACACCGTTGCCTGGGTCGGGTCGGAGCAGGCGGCATCGTCCATTGCCGACAGTTCCATGGAGGTCATTGATCTTCGCGGCGCGCTGGTGGCCCCCGGGTTCGTCGATTCGCACATGCACCTGACCGAAACCGGGATCGCACTGGAGTCACTGCAGCTGGGGGCCGTGACCTCCGCCCGCGCCCTGCTGGACGCAGTTGCCGGGGCCTGGGGTACCGGGCCCGTGCTCGGCCACGGCTGGGACGAGACCACCTGGGCGGACTCCACCCTGCCCAGCGCCGAAGAACTGGAGCGGGCAGCGGGCGGTCGTCCGGTCTACCTCTCGCGGGTGGACGTGCATTCGGCACTGGTCTCACCGTCGCTGGCACAGTCCGCGGGCCTGCGCGGCAAGGACGGGTACGACGGCGGACCCCGGGTAACGCGGGCGGCCCACGACGCAGCCCGGCTGGCAACGCGGCAGCTGCCGCGGGAGTCACTGAAGCGGCACCAGGAGCGTGCCCTGGCGGAGGCAGCGGCCAACGGTTACGTCGCCGTGGCCGAGATGGGGGCGCCGCATATCGGCGGCGTCGATGATCTGAAGCTTGCTGCCGCCTGGAACGGTGGTGTGGAAGGCGGCGCGCAGTTCCCGGAAGTGCTGCCGTACTGGGGGGAACTGGTTTCGACCGAGGAACAGGCCCGAGCCCTCGTTGGACAGTTCGATGGAGGCATCCGCGGCCTGGCCGGCGACCTCAACATTGATGGTTCGCTGGGTTCCCGCACTGCCGCGCTGCGGGCCGACTACAGCGATGCAGCCCAGGAGCGCGGTGCGCTCTACCTCAGCGTGGACCAGGCGGCGGCACACCTTGCCGCGTGTTCCCTCGCCGGGATCCAGGGTGGGTTCCACGTGATCGGTGATGCCGGGCTTGATGCCGCGCTGGAAGCGCTGGACCTGGCGGCCAAGGAGGTAGGGGAGCAGCGGGTGCGTGCCGCCGGCCACCGATTCGAGCATGTGGAGATGGCTGATGCGGCTGCTGTGGCCAAGCTGGCCCACCACTCCGTGACGGTCAGCGCCCAGCCGGCCTTCGATGCAGCCTGGGGCGGAGCAGGCGGACTTTACGAGCAGAGGCTGGGGGAGCGCAGCCGGTCCATGAATCCGTTCGCCGCCTTCTACTCGGCGGGTGTTCCTGTTTGCTTTGGCAGTGACAGTCCCGTCACCCCCCTCCGTCCGTGGGCCAGCGTGCGCGCCTGCGTGGAACATCACAACGCGGCAGAACGGATTTCCGCACGCGCAGCGTTCCTGGGCCACACCCGCGCCGGCTGGAGGGCCGCCCGTCACGCAAACCCCATGGCGGGCCAGCTGGTTCCCGGGGCGCCCGCCAGTTTTGCCGTCTGGGAGGTGGAGGAACTGATGGTCCAGGTGGCGGATGGGCGGGTACAGTCCTGGAGCACCGATCCGCGGGCGAGGACCCCCCTGCTTCCCGCCCTGGACACCGGCTCCGACCCGGTATGCCTCCAAACCGTCAAAAACGGCACCGAACTGTTCGCCAACCCGGCACTGCGTTCCTGA
- a CDS encoding polyprenol monophosphomannose synthase, protein MRVLTIIPTYNELESLPKTLQRLRKAVPASDVLVVDDNSPDGTGQLADGFAAEDSQVHVLHRKGKEGLGAAYIAGFKWGLEAGYDVLVEMDADGSHQPEQLPQLIEAVDQGADLAMGSRWVPGGSVVNWPLYRQAISRVGSTYARLMLGLPIKDVTGGFRAFRRTTLEKLNLDQVDSVGYGFQVDLAWRVAKLGLRIEERPITFVERELGASKMSGNIVVEAMINVTRWGLAARWNTLAGKLKNKQA, encoded by the coding sequence GTGCGCGTCCTTACGATCATTCCCACCTACAACGAACTGGAATCGCTGCCCAAGACGCTCCAGCGCCTTCGGAAGGCCGTTCCGGCGTCGGACGTGCTGGTGGTTGATGACAACAGCCCTGACGGCACCGGGCAACTTGCCGACGGCTTCGCTGCCGAGGATTCCCAGGTCCATGTCCTGCACCGCAAGGGCAAGGAAGGCCTGGGCGCGGCCTACATTGCAGGTTTCAAGTGGGGTCTGGAGGCCGGCTACGACGTCCTGGTCGAAATGGACGCAGACGGTTCCCACCAGCCCGAACAGCTTCCCCAACTGATTGAAGCGGTGGACCAGGGCGCCGACCTGGCCATGGGCTCGCGCTGGGTTCCCGGCGGCAGCGTGGTCAACTGGCCCCTGTACCGCCAGGCGATCTCGCGGGTGGGAAGCACCTACGCCCGGCTGATGCTGGGCCTGCCCATCAAGGACGTGACGGGCGGCTTCCGCGCGTTCCGCAGGACCACCCTGGAGAAGCTCAACCTGGACCAAGTGGACTCGGTGGGGTACGGCTTCCAGGTGGACCTGGCGTGGCGTGTTGCCAAGCTGGGCCTGCGCATTGAGGAACGGCCCATCACCTTCGTTGAGCGTGAGCTGGGAGCGTCGAAGATGAGCGGCAACATTGTCGTCGAAGCCATGATCAACGTCACCAGGTGGGGTCTGGCCGCCCGGTGGAACACCCTGGCCGGCAAGCT